A single window of Luteipulveratus halotolerans DNA harbors:
- a CDS encoding isoprenyl transferase: MRGLSDLVYGAYERQLTRALPQERLPRHVGVMLDGNRRWAKLRGHDTEHGHRAGADNIEPFLGWCEDLDIEVVTLWLLSTDNLNRPAAELAPLLTIIEDVVGDLAAARRWRLNAVGALDLLPQRTATVLKDAADATRDVSGLVVNIAVGYGGRREIADAVRSLLQEHAAKGTSIEELAEVLDVDHIAEHLYTKGQPDPDLVIRTSGEQRLGGFLLWQSTHSEFYFCEAYWPDFRKVDFLRGLRAYAERERRYGS, encoded by the coding sequence ATGCGCGGGTTGAGCGACCTGGTGTACGGCGCCTACGAGCGGCAGCTCACCAGGGCCCTTCCTCAGGAGCGGCTGCCCCGGCACGTCGGGGTCATGCTCGACGGCAACCGCCGCTGGGCCAAGCTGCGCGGTCACGACACCGAGCACGGCCACCGCGCCGGCGCCGACAACATCGAGCCGTTCCTCGGCTGGTGCGAGGACCTCGACATCGAGGTCGTCACGCTCTGGCTCCTCTCGACCGACAACCTCAACCGTCCGGCGGCCGAGCTCGCGCCCCTGCTCACGATCATCGAGGACGTCGTCGGCGACCTCGCCGCCGCGCGTCGCTGGCGCCTCAACGCGGTCGGTGCGCTCGACCTGCTGCCGCAGCGCACGGCCACCGTGCTCAAGGACGCCGCCGACGCGACCCGCGACGTCAGCGGCCTGGTCGTCAACATCGCCGTCGGCTACGGCGGTCGCCGCGAGATCGCCGACGCCGTTCGTTCGCTGCTGCAGGAGCACGCCGCCAAGGGCACGTCCATCGAAGAGCTCGCCGAGGTGCTCGACGTCGACCACATCGCCGAGCACCTCTACACCAAGGGCCAGCCCGACCCCGACCTCGTCATCCGGACCTCCGGCGAGCAGCGGCTCGGCGGGTTCCTGCTGTGGCAGAGCACCCACTCGGAGTTCTACTTCTGTGAGGCGTACTGGCCCGACTTCCGCAAGGTCGACTTCCTGCGCGGGCTGCGGGCGTACGC